Genomic window (Streptomyces sp. RerS4):
GAGCGCGGCCGACGCGGACGGTTGGTTCCCCACCGGGGACGTCGGCCGGATCGACGAGGACGGCTTCCTGTGGATCACCGACCGCAAGAAGGAACTCATCATCACCTCCACCGGCAAGAACGTCTCGCCGGCCCTGGTGGAGAACACCGTCAAGGAACACCCACTGATCGGCCAGGCCCTGGTGCACGGCGACGGCCGCTCCTACCTGGTCGCCCTGCTGGTCCTGGACCCCGAGCTGGCCCCCGTCTGGGCCGCGGCCCGGGGCATCGAGGTCCGGGACGCGGGCGCGCTGGCGGCGCACCCCGCCGTCCTGGAGGAGATCGGGCGCGCGGTGGAGGCCGCCAACGCCCGCCTCAACCGCACCGAGCAGATCAAGCGCTACCGGGTGCTCCACGGGGAGTGGGGCCCGGAGTCGGGTGAGCTGACCCCCTCGCTGAAGCTGCGCCGCCGGGTGGTCCGGGAGAAGTACGGCCCGCTGATCGAGGCGCTGTACGAGGACCCGTACCCCGTCGCCTGACGGGTACGGCCGAGCCCGGCGGGCGGTTCGCCCACCCGCCGGGCGAGGGCGGCACGAGGCCGCGCGGACGTCAGGACCCGATGACCGGGTTGTGGTCCGAGAGGTTGGTGTAGGTGTACGAGGTGCCCCAGCTGGAGACCGTCCAGGGCGCCGAGACCTCGTTGACCACGTTGTTGTTCCAGCCGGCCGGGCGCGCGTTGCCCTTGCGGTAGAGGACGTAGTCCAGGTCCTCGCGGGGGTCGCTCGGGTAGCGGTACTTGGCGATCGAGTTGAGCGCCGTGTCGAAGGAGTACGGGTGCCCCGTACGCGTGTCGGTGCCGGCCAGGTCGGCGTCGGCCAGCATCGAGGCGTACTCGGGGGTGCGGGAGTCGACGTTCATGTCGCCCGCCACGATGACCTGCTCACCCGCCGGGATGTTCTTCGCGTCCAGGAAGGCGTCGATGGCCTTGAACTGGCGGGCGCGCATCTGCGCGGCCTCGCCGGCGCCGCAGCCGGGGTCGGTGGACTGGGCGTGCGTGCCGACGACGTGGACCTTGGTGCCGTTGACGTCCAGGACGGCGTAGGCGAAGCCCTTGTTCGACCACCAGTCGGCGCCGCAGGCGTCCTTGTAGACGACCTGCTCCTTGCGGACGATCGGCCACTTGCTGAGGATCATCACACCGCCGTCCTCCGGCGTGGTGGAGGAGTAGGCGCCGCCCGTCGCGTCCCAGCCGCTCTTGCCGCGGCCCACGACCGGGGTCGCGTAGGGGTAGCGGGAGGCGGAGTTCGCCTTCAGCGCGTCCGAGGCGCCGTTGTCGAAGGCCTCCTGGAGCACGACCACGTCGTGGCCCTGGTAGAAGGACGCCTTCGGGATCTCGTTGGCGCGGTGGTCCTGGCCCCAGTTCGGGTAGAGGTTCTTGCTCATCAGGAACACGTTGTACGTCAGCACGCTCAGCCGCGGGGTCGCGGCCGCCTCGGCGGCCGTGGCGGTGGGCGCGGTGACGAGGGCCAGGGAGCCGGCGGCGAGGGCGGCCACGGCCGTGGCGGCGGCCCGGTGACGGCGGTGGGAGATCTGCGGCATGGGGGTCTCCGAAAGGGGACGAGGAAGATCGACGCCGTCATCCAAGCAGCCGCGGTTACCTCTGGGTAACACCCGTGACAAGACTTTCTGTCCGGACCGAGGCCATCGTGCGCGGGCCCCCCGGGCGGGCCGGATCCGGTACCAGGGAGGAAGGGGTGAATACTGGAAGGACCGTTACAGGACAGGCCGGGGGAGCACGGATGAGCACGAAGACGACGTCCGGGACCGAGAGCGGCCACGACCACGACCGCGACCGGCGCCGCGACCCCGAGCCGCCGCCGCCCGGCGGGGTGCTCTGGGGCACCGCGGGCGACATCCGCTCCCTGCTGACCCTGCCCGCCGCCTTCACCCTCCAGGTCGCCCACCCCGCGGTCGGCGCCGGCGTCGACCAGTACTCCGTCTTCCGCACCGACCCCTGGGGACGCGGTGAGCGTTCGCTGCGCTCCGTGCAACTGTGGGTGTACGGCGGGGACGAGGCCGCCGCCGAAGGGCGCCGGGTCCGCCGCCTGCACAAGGGGATCCAGGGCACCGACACCCGGGGCCGCCGCTACCACTCCCTCGACCCGGCCTGCTACGCCTGGGTGCACGCCACCGGGTTCCCCATCTCGCGCTACGCGGGCCGTTACCTGTTCCGCCCGATCACCCCCGCCCAGGAACGGCAGCTGTATCGCGAGTGGCTTCAGGTGGGGCGCATCCTGGGGCTGCGCGACCGTGACATGCCCCAGACCATCGAGGAGTTCTGGCCTTACTACCGCCGGATGCTGGCCGAGGAGATCGAGCCGACCAAGGTCGCCCGCGAGCTGGTCGCCACCGACACGCCGCTGCCCTGCCCCGAGCCCCGCTCGCGCCTCGCACGGCTGCTCCTGCGCCTGACCTGGCCGCTCCTGCGGGTCGCCTACCTGCGCTTCCGGGCCTTCGTCACCGTCGGCTACATGCCGCCCGAGGCGCGGGCCGCCATCGGCCTGGAGTGGACCCCCGCGCAGGAGCGCCGGCTGCGGCGGTTCAGCACGGCCGCGCGGCTCCTCGTACCGCTGCTGCCCGAGCGGCTGCGCTACCTGCCGATCGCCCGTTCCGCGCGGGCGCGCCGGCGCGCCGGGACCTTCTGAGGGCCCCGGCGCGCGGGTCGGCCGGGATCAGTGGCCGTGGTCGTCGCGGTCGTGGACGGTGTTCGTCTCGGCGATCTTCTTCCACGACTTCGGCTCCACCGGCTGCTCGGCCGGGGCCTGGAGCGAGCGGGCACCGGAGGCCGGGCCGGCGGGGGTGCCGTAGGCCGGCTTGCCCGGGGTGTACAGCCAGGTCTCGAACAGCTGCGCCAGCGGCTTGCTCGTGATCTTCTCCGCGTAGCGCACGAAGTCCCCGACCTTGGCGTTGCCGTAGGCCCGCTCGGTCGGCCAGCCCTTGAGGATCCGGAAGAACGCCTCGTCGCCGACCTCGTCGCGCAGCGCCTGGACGGCGATCGCGCCACGGTCGTAGACCGCCCCGTGGAACTGCTTGTCCGCGCCCGGGTCACCCGGCTTGACCTGCCAGAACGGGTCCTCCGCCGGGCGGGAGGCGTACGTCCACTCGGCCAGCTCGCGCGCGGTGCCCTCGCCCTCCTTCTCCGACCACAGCCACTGGCTGTAGCGGGCGAAGCCCTCGTTGATCCAGATGTCCTTCCAGTTGTCGACGGAGACGCTGTCCCCGTACCACTGGTGGGCCAGCTCGTGGACGACCACCTGGATGTTGGAGCCGTTCGCGAACTGGCGCGGGCTGTAGAAGGGGCGGGTCTGCGTCTCCAGGGCGAAACCGCTGGGCACGTTGGGCACGTAACCGCCCAACGCGTTGAAGGGGTACGGGCCGAAGACCCCCTCCAGCCACTCCGCGACCTCGCCGGTCCGCTCGATGCTCGCCCGCGCCGCGCCCGCGTTGTCGCCGAGGTCCTTGCTGTAGGCGTTGAGGATCGGCAGGCCGTTCGCCGTCGTGTCCGTGGTGATGTCGAACTTTCCGACGGCCAGGGTGGCCAGGTAGGTGGCCTGGGGCTTGTTGGAGCGCCAGTTGTAGCGGGTCCAGCCGAGCTTGGAGGACTGCGACTGCAGGACGCCGTTGCTGATGGCCTGGGTGCCGTCCGGGACGTTGATCGACACGTCGAAGGTGGCCTTGTCGAGCGGGTGGTCGTTGCTCGGGAACCACCAGGCCGCCGCCTCGGGTTCCTGCGCCGCGACACCGCCGTCCGGGGTGCGCTGCCAGGCCGACCAGCCGTCGACCTTGAACTCCGAGGGCTTGCCCGCGTAGGTGACGACGACAGTGGCCTGCTTGTCGCGCCGCAGCGGCTGCGCGGGGGTCACCTCCAGCTCGTGGGCGCCGGAGGTGGCGAACTTCGCCTTGACCCCGTTGACGCGGACTTCGCTGACCTTCAGGCCGAAGTCGAGGTTGAAGCGCGACAGGTCCTGCTTGGCGGTGGCCAGGAGGGTGGCGGTGCCCTCCAGCAGGTCCGTCGTCGGCTGGTAGCGCAGGCGCAGGTCGTAGTGGGAGACGTCGTAGCCGCCGTTCCCGTTGGCCGGGTAGTACGGGTCGCCGAGACCCGGGGCGCCGGGAGTCGAGCTCGCCGCGGATGCCGGGATCACCAGCAGCAGGGAAGCGGCGAGCACGCTCGGGGCGATGACTGTGCGGCGCACGATGAGCTCCAAGTGGTAGGGGAGGCCGATGCGTTCGACCGTATTCACCCCCGGTGGCCCACGTCATGTCCATGGCCGTCGCTGTCACACGATCGCCATTCGGCCGTCACACCCCGCTCAGCGGACACCCGTCCGGGCGTCGCGGCGCGGGGGGAAGCCCGGACGCCGCGACCGGAGCCCCGTACGGGCGCCGGACCGGCGGAGCCCGTACGCGCCGCCGGACCGGCCGTGTCGAACGGCGCGGCCGACGCGAGAACGGCCGGAAACGACCGGGGTCACTCCTCCCTCCCGCCCGCCCGCCCACCCCACCCGCCCCACCGACCTGACCCCCGGGCTACCGGACATACTGAGCGGTCGGTAACCTGCGGGGCATGACGCTTCCCGAGCTCGCCGCCCGCCGCTGTTGGCACGCCGCCATCAACCCCTTCCACTCCACCGTCTACTTCTCGCGCGACCTCGCCACCGAGTACGCCGCCCTCGGCGTCACCGACGGCGTCGCCGTCAACCTCGCCTCCCGCTCCGCCGCCATGGGCGCCGTCGGGCCCGGCGCGGTCACCGCCGCGTTCTACAACTACCGCCACGACCTCGTCGCCACGCACCTGCCGGCCGTCTGGGACACCGTCTCGCCCGAGCAGGCCCTCGCCGCCCGGCTGCGCGCCGTCGACACCACCCTGCGCCGCGTCCTCGGCCCCGAGACCATCGCCTCGCCCGAGCTCGCCGAGGCCGCCGAACTCGCCCTGCGCGCCGCCGAGGCCTGCACCCGGCACGGCCGGACCCTCTACGCCGCCCACGCCGACCTCCCCGTCCCCGACGAGGCACACCTGCGCCTGTGGCACGCCACCACCCTGCTGCGCGAACACCGCGGCGACGGCCACCTCGCCGCGCTCCTCATCACCGACCTCGACCCCCTCGAAGCCCTGGTCAGCCACACGGCCACCGGCCACGGCATGAGCCCGAAGTGGGTCAAGAGCATCCGCGGCTGGCAGCAGGACGACCTCGACGCCGCCGCCGACCGGCTCCGCGCCCGCGGCATCCTGGACGCCGCCGGCGAACTCACCGAAGCGGGCGCCGCCGTACGCGAACGCCTGGAGGCCGAGACCGACCGGCTCGACGCCGCCCCCTACGAGCACCTCGGCGCCGCCGGCCTCGCCCGCCTCCACGAACTCGGCGGCGGATTCGTCCGACAGGCCATGCTCGGAGGCGCATTCCCGGCCGACCTCATGGGCAAGGCCTGACCGTCACGCGCCGCCCCTCCCGACGCCGACCCGCAGGCCTCCCGACGTCCGTCATCGCCACCTGCCACAATTGGCAGCCTTCCACGCAAACGAAGGCAGGCGGGACCGCACAGTGACGATGTCCATCGAAGGCAGGATCGCCGAGGAGCTCGGCGTACGGGAGCGGCAGGTCAAGGCCGCCGTCGAGCTGCTCGACGGCGGCTCCACCGTGCCGTTCATCGCGCGCTACCGCAAGGAAGCGACCGAGATGCTCGACGACGCCCAGCTGCGCACCCTGGAGGAGCGGCTGCGGTACCTGCGCGAGCTGGAGGACCGCCGCGCGGCGGTCCTCGACTCCGTACGGGAGCAGGGCAAGCTCGACGCCGAGTTGGAGGCCCGGATCCACGCGGCCGACACCAAGGCCCGGCTGGAGGACATCTACCTCCCCTTCAAGCCCAAGCGCCGCACCAAGGCCCAGATCGCCCGCGAGGCCGGCCTGGAGCCCCTGGCCGAAGGCCTGCTGGCCGACCCCTCCGTCGAACCGGCCGCCGCCGCTGCCGCGTTCGTCGACCCCGACAAGGGCGTCGCCGACCCGGCCGCCGCCCTGGAGGGCGCCCGCGCCATCCTCACCGAGAAGTTCGCCGAGGACGCCGACCTGATCGGCGAGCTGCGCGAACGCATGTGGAGCCGCGGCCGCCTGGCCGCGAAGGTCCGCGAGGGCAAGGAAGAGGCGGGCGCCAAGTTCGCCGACTACTTCGACTTCGCCGAGCCCTTCACCGACCTCCCCTCGCACCGCGTCCTCGCCATGCTGCGCGGCGAGAAGGAGGACGTCCTCGTCCTCGACCTGGAGCCCGAGGCCCCCGAGGACGCCGACACCCCCGGCCCGTCCACGTACGAGGGCCTGATCGCCCGCCGCTTCGGCGTCGCCGACCGCGCCCGCCCCGGCGACAAGTGGCTCGCGGACACGGTCCGTTGGGCCTGGCGCACCAAGATCCAGGTGCACCTGGGCATCGACCTGCGGACCCGGCTGCGCGCCGCCGCCGAGGACGAGGCCGTACGGGTCTTCGCGGCGAACCTGCGCGACCTGCTCCTCGCCGCCCCCGCCGGCACCCGCGCCACCCTCGGCCTGGACCCGGGTTTCCGTACGGGCGTCAAGGTGGCCGTCGTCGACGCGACCGGCAAGGTCGTCGCCACGGACGTGATCCATCCGCACGTTCCCGCCAACAAGTGGGACGAGTCCCTCGCGAAGCTCGCCCGCCTCGCGAAGGAACACGCGGTGGAACTCGTCGCCATCGGCAACGGCACCGCCTCCCGCGAGACCGACAAGCTCGCCGGCGACCTCATCACCCGCCACCCGGAGCTGAAGCTCACCAAGGTGATGGTCTCGGAGGCCGGCGCCTCCGTGTACTCGGCCTCGGCGTTCGCCTCGCAGGAACTGCCCGGCATGGACGTGTCGTTGCGCGGCGCGGTCTCCATCGCCCGCCGGCTCCAGGACCCGCTGGCCGAGCTCGTCAAGATCGACCCGAAGTCCATCGGTGTCGGCCAGTACCAGCACGACCTGTCCGAGGTGAAGCTGTCGCGCTCCCTCGACGCGGTCGTCGAGGACTGTGTGAACGGCGTCGGCGTCGACGTCAACACCGCCTCCGCGCCGCTCCTGTCGCGGGTCTCGGGCATCAGCGCCACCCTCGCCGAGAACATCGTCGCCCACCGCGACGCCAACGGCCCCTTCCGCAGCCGCAAGGGCCTCAAGGACGTGGCCCGCCTCGGCCCGAAGGCGTACGAGCAGTGCGCCGGCTTCCTGCGCATCCGCGGCGGCGACGACCCGCTGGACTTCTCCAGCGTCCACCCCGAGGCCTACCCGGTGGTGCGGGCGATGGGCAAGACCGCCGGAGCCGAGGTGGCCGCCCTGATCGGCAACACCTCCGTCCTGCGCTCCCTGCGGCCCGAGCAGTTCGTCACCGAGTCCTTCGGTCTCCCGACGGTCACCGACATCCTGCGCGAGCTGGAGAAGCCGGGCCGGGACCCGCGCCCCGCCTTCA
Coding sequences:
- the sph gene encoding sphingomyelin phosphodiesterase — encoded protein: MPQISHRRHRAAATAVAALAAGSLALVTAPTATAAEAAATPRLSVLTYNVFLMSKNLYPNWGQDHRANEIPKASFYQGHDVVVLQEAFDNGASDALKANSASRYPYATPVVGRGKSGWDATGGAYSSTTPEDGGVMILSKWPIVRKEQVVYKDACGADWWSNKGFAYAVLDVNGTKVHVVGTHAQSTDPGCGAGEAAQMRARQFKAIDAFLDAKNIPAGEQVIVAGDMNVDSRTPEYASMLADADLAGTDTRTGHPYSFDTALNSIAKYRYPSDPREDLDYVLYRKGNARPAGWNNNVVNEVSAPWTVSSWGTSYTYTNLSDHNPVIGS
- a CDS encoding oxygenase MpaB family protein gives rise to the protein MSTKTTSGTESGHDHDRDRRRDPEPPPPGGVLWGTAGDIRSLLTLPAAFTLQVAHPAVGAGVDQYSVFRTDPWGRGERSLRSVQLWVYGGDEAAAEGRRVRRLHKGIQGTDTRGRRYHSLDPACYAWVHATGFPISRYAGRYLFRPITPAQERQLYREWLQVGRILGLRDRDMPQTIEEFWPYYRRMLAEEIEPTKVARELVATDTPLPCPEPRSRLARLLLRLTWPLLRVAYLRFRAFVTVGYMPPEARAAIGLEWTPAQERRLRRFSTAARLLVPLLPERLRYLPIARSARARRRAGTF
- a CDS encoding M1 family metallopeptidase, producing MRRTVIAPSVLAASLLLVIPASAASSTPGAPGLGDPYYPANGNGGYDVSHYDLRLRYQPTTDLLEGTATLLATAKQDLSRFNLDFGLKVSEVRVNGVKAKFATSGAHELEVTPAQPLRRDKQATVVVTYAGKPSEFKVDGWSAWQRTPDGGVAAQEPEAAAWWFPSNDHPLDKATFDVSINVPDGTQAISNGVLQSQSSKLGWTRYNWRSNKPQATYLATLAVGKFDITTDTTANGLPILNAYSKDLGDNAGAARASIERTGEVAEWLEGVFGPYPFNALGGYVPNVPSGFALETQTRPFYSPRQFANGSNIQVVVHELAHQWYGDSVSVDNWKDIWINEGFARYSQWLWSEKEGEGTARELAEWTYASRPAEDPFWQVKPGDPGADKQFHGAVYDRGAIAVQALRDEVGDEAFFRILKGWPTERAYGNAKVGDFVRYAEKITSKPLAQLFETWLYTPGKPAYGTPAGPASGARSLQAPAEQPVEPKSWKKIAETNTVHDRDDHGH